One genomic segment of Impatiens glandulifera chromosome 6, dImpGla2.1, whole genome shotgun sequence includes these proteins:
- the LOC124942370 gene encoding UPF0603 protein OsI_019212, chloroplastic, producing METIFSPHSLCSLPKPYFSPTLQPRFNPTKPISSLLKKRSIQVSNQPSISIPRNWVTFINQGLAAIALSLALNLCPISEPALASEFDVINEGPPKDTYVVDDAGVLSRLTRSDLKRLLSDLESRKNFRINFITVRKLTSKADAFEYADQVLERWYPSLEDGNNKGIVVLVTSQKEGAVTGGPEFIKAVGDAILDATVSENLPVLATEEKYNEAVYTTAKRLVAAIDGLPDPGGPQFKDNKRESNFKSKEETDEKRGQFTTVVGGLLVIAFVVPMAQYYAYVSKK from the exons ATGGAAACAATCTTCTCTCCTCATTCTCTCTGTTCTCTCCCAAAACCCTATTTCTCTCCAACCCTCCAACCCAGATTCAATCCCACAAAACCCATTTCTTCTCTCCTCAAGAAACGATCGATTCAAGTATCAAATCAGCCATCTATTTCAATACCCAGAAATTGGGTAACGTTTATAAACCAAGGATTAGCAGCAATTGCTCTGTCCCTTGCACTTAATCTCTGTCCAATCTCTGAACCTGCATTAGCGTCTGAGTTTGATGTCATCAATGAAGGCCCTCCTAAAGATACTTACGTTGTAGATGATGCCGGAGTTTTAAGCCGGTTAACAAGATCTGATTTGAAACGACTGTTATCTGATTTGGAATCAAGAAAGAACTTCCGTATCAATTTCATCACTGTCCGCAAGCTGACT AGTAAAGCTGATGCTTTTGAATATGCTGATCAAGTATTAGAACGTTGGTATCCATCTCTTGAAGATGGAAACAATAAAGGAATTGTTGTTCTTGTAACTAGTCAGAAAGAAGGTGCTGTAACAGGTGGTCCTGAGTTTATCAAAGCCGTTGGCGATGCAATTCTTGATGCTACTGTTTCTGAGAATCTACCCG TTTTAGCAACTGAAGAGAAGTATAATGAAGCGGTTTATACGACAGCTAAACGATTGGTGGCTGCCATTGATGGGCTTCCTGATCCGGGAGGTCCTCAGTTTAAGGATAACAAAAGGGAATCGAATTTTAAGTCAAAGGAAGAGACTGATGAGAAGAGGGGACAGTTTACTACTGTTGTTGGAGGGCTTTTGGTTATTGCATTTGTTGTTCCAATGGCACAATACTATGCTTATGTATctaagaaatga
- the LOC124942090 gene encoding phosphoglycerate mutase-like protein AT74, producing MMKNCSLDHSHCHPKALPKRIILVRHGESEGNRDNSAYTSWPDHNVPLTQIGLSQARLAGRQIFRVVSEDEMVSNWKVYFYVSPYDRARSTLREIGRAFNRDQVIGVREECRIREQDFGNFQEEERMKDSKETRQRFGRFFYRFPEGESAADVYDRVSGFLESLWRDIDMNRHHHDPSNDLNLVIISHGLASRVFLMKWFKWTVEQFEYLTNFDNCEVRVMQLGLEGDYSLAVHHSDEEMQQWGFSEEMIAEQKWRAHASRGDWNEHCPWFLDAFFDNLGESTAFSAEEEEEEEVNDKVL from the exons ATGATGAAAAATTGTAGCTTGGATCACAGTCACTGTCACCCAAAAGCTCTTCCCAAGAGGATAATCCTTGTACGTCACGGCGAGAGCGAAGGGAACCGGGATAATTCGGCTTACACTTCTTGGCCAGACCATAACGTTCCGTTGACACAAATCGGTTTAAGCCAGGCAAGACTTGCCGGTCGACAGATCTTTCGGGTTGTATCTGAAGATGAAATGGTTAGTAATTGGAAGGTTTATTTCTATGTTTCTCCTTACGATCGGGCTCGTTCAACGCTTAGAGAGATCGGTCGTGCTTTTAATAGAGACCAGGTTATTGGTGTTCGAGAGGAATGTCGGATCAGGGAACAGGATTTTGGGAATTTTCAGGAGGAGGAGAGGATGAAAGATAGTAAGGAGACTAGACAGAGATTTGGGAGATTCTTTTATAGGTTTCCTGAAGGTGAATCGGCTGCTGATGTCTATGATCGTGTTTCTG GGTTTCTCGAGTCACTATGGCGGGACATAGACATGAACAGACATCACCATGACCCGAGTAATGATCTGAACCTGGTAATAATATCACACGGCCTAGCTTCGCGTGTGTTCCTCATGAAGTGGTTCAAATGGACGGTGGAACAGTTTGAATACCTTACAAATTTTGACAATTGTGAGGTTCGCGTGATGCAGTTGGGTTTAGAAGGAGACTACAGTCTTGCAGTTCATCACTCGGATGAAGAGATGCAACAATGGGGTTTTTCCGAAGAAATGATTGCAGAACAAAAATGGAGGGCACATGCTAGCCGAGGAGATTGGAATGAACATTGTCCTTGGTTTCTAGATGCTTTTTTCGATAACTTAGGTGAATCAACTGCCTTTAgtgctgaagaagaagaagaagaggaggttAATGATAAGGTATTATGA
- the LOC124941335 gene encoding uncharacterized protein LOC124941335, giving the protein MAHHPSDRSSSSRLCIRLMLVLVGLLLVVYILGKQTQGRLKDAAASCPPCDCDCSSENIFSLPLGLVNSSYSDDCGKDDPSMKEEMKKDITSLLSEEILLMKNVTDDNLRRTNALTIDAMMTSSHYQKEAEKCNAGMETCEGAREMAESELTEERKLTALWESRAREFGWTSGRRRSY; this is encoded by the exons ATGGCTCACCACCCATCAGAtcgtagtagtagtagtagatTGTGCATTAGATTAATGCTGGTTCTGGTGGGTCTGCTTTTAGTTGTTTACATTTTGGGAAAACAAACTCAAGGACGCCTCAAAGATGCAGCTGCTTCATGCCCACCTTGTGACTGTGATTGCTCCTCAGAGAACATTTTCTCATTGCCTTTGG GACTTGTGAACAGCTCATATTCAG ATGATTGTGGTAAAGACGATCCATCCATGAAGGAGGAGATGAAAAAGGACATCACTAGTTTGCTATCGGAGGAAattcttttaatgaaaaacgTTACTGATGATAACTTGAGGCGGACGAATGCCTTAACAATAGATGCCATGATGACTTCGTCTCATTACCAGAAAGAAGCCGAGAAATGCAATGCTGGAATGGAAACATGCGAAGGAGCAAGAGAAATGGCCGAATCAGAGTTAACAGAAGAGCGGAAGCTTACAGCCCTTTGGGAAAGCAGAGCTCGTGAATTCGGTTGGACAtctggaagaagaagatcctATTAA
- the LOC124941334 gene encoding sodium/hydrogen exchanger 1-like: MAVSEAIKAFISSNRTVSTSILDASTVIAVSLFVTLLCASIVIGHLIEENRWANESITALFLGLASGGVVLLVNGGRSSQFLVFSEELFFIYVLPPIIFNAGFQVKKKQFFKNFSIILMFGVFGTLISFILISIGAYFLFKKIGLTSFGIKEYLAIGAILSATDSVCTLQVLSQDETPFLYSAVFGEGVVNDATSIVLYNAVQSLNVSDADVFTALKLLGTFLYLFFTSTALGIAVGLLSAYGIKTLYFGRHSTDREVAIMLLLAYLSYMIAELLSLSGILTIFFCGIVMSHYTWHNVTESSRITTKHAFATISFIAETFIFLYVGMDALDVDRWESTSSSAGTSIAVSSSMFALVLIGRAAFVYPLTSIYNCTKRRESDKITFRRQFIIWWAGLMRGAVTIALSYNEFSSSSSSDETSSHEHALMVTSTITVVLFSTVVFGSMTKPLIEKVLPRQGKTSISDADQFTSLEDLRLLFLEDGDPNNNNEGGSNQQPPPPKRSSLRLLITNTSSTVHYFWRKFDDRFMRPVFGGRGFVPFVPGSPTGAQDQTSSPSTAQI; encoded by the exons ATGGCCGTATCGGAAGCAATAAAAGCGTTTATCTCCAGCAACAGGACAGTTTCAACTTCAATCCTTGACGCCAGTACTGTGATTGCAGTTTCATTGTTCGTCACTCTACTTTGCGCATCAATCGTTATCGGACATCTAATCGAGGAGAATCGATGGGCTAACGAATCTATCACGGCCCTCTTTCTG GGTTTGGCTTCAGGGGGAGTGGTTTTGTTGGTGAATGGAGGTCGAAGTTCGCAGTTTCTTGTATTTAGTGAAGAGCTTTTCTTCATTTATGTTCTTCCACCTATCATTTTCAATGCTGG GTTTCAGGTCAAGAAGAAGCAATTCTTCAAGAACTTCTCCATTATATTGATGTTTGGAGTGTTTGGTACCCTAATATCTTTCATCCTTATATCCATAG GTGCCTATTTCCTGTTCAAGAAGATCGGACTTACATCCTTTGGTATCAAAGAATATTTAG CTATTGGTGCCATATTATCAGCTACAGATTCAGTTTGTACATTACAG GTCCTTAGTCAGGATGAAACACCATTCCTGTACAGTGCTGTCTTTGGGGAGGGAGTAGTTAACGACGCTACCTCTATTGTTCTTTACAATGCAGTTCAATCGCTTAACGTCAGTGATGCTGATGTTTTTACAGCTTTAAAATTGTTGGGAACCTTTCTTTACCTTTTCTTCACCAGCACTGCTCTTGGAATAGCT GTAGGTCTTTTAAGTGCCTATGGCATAAAGACACTTTACTTTGGCAG gCATTCCACTGATCGAGAGGTGGCCATCATGCTACTTCTGGCTTATTTATCCTACATGATTGCTGAG CTGTTATCTCTTAGTGGGATTTTGACAATATTCTTCTGTGGCATTGTCATGTCACACTACACATGGCATAATGTTACTGAAAGTTCCCGAATAACAACCAA GCACGCCTTTGCAACAATTTCATTTATTGCAGAAACTTTTATATTCCTCTATGTGGGAATGGATGCTTTAGATGTTGATAGATGGGAGTCCACCAGTTCCAG TGCAGGCACTTCAATAGCCGTGAGCTCAAGTATGTTTGCTTTAGTGTTGATTGGAAGGGCAGCATTTGTGTACCCTCTTACTAGTATTTACAATTGCACTAAAAGAAGGGAAAGTGACAAAATTACATTCAGGCGACAG TTCATTATATGGTGGGCGGGTCTAATGAGAGGTGCTGTTACAATTGCTTTGTCATACAATGAG TTCTCATCTAGCTCATCTTCTGATGAAACATCTTCCCATGAGCATGCCCTAATGGTCACCAGTACTATTACTGTTGTTTTGTTTAGCACTGTG GTTTTCGGTTCAATGACAAAGCCACTTATTGAAAAGGTGCTTCCAAGACAGGGAAAAACATCCATTTCTGATGCTGATCAGTTCACAAGCCTGGAAGACTTAAGACTGTTGTTCCTTGAAGATGGAGATCCCAATAACAATAATGAAGGTGGAAGCAATCAACAACCGCCGCCACCTAAGAGAAGCAGTTTACGGCTGTTAATAACAAACACAAGTTCGACAGTCCATTACTTTTGGAGGAAATTCGATGATAGGTTTATGAGGCCTGTTTTTGGTGGAAGGGGATTTGTTCCTTTTGTTCCAGGTTCCCCAACAGGTGCACAAGATCAAACTTCTTCTCCTTCTACAGCTCAAATATGA